The sequence below is a genomic window from Lolium perenne isolate Kyuss_39 chromosome 7, Kyuss_2.0, whole genome shotgun sequence.
GGTTCAAAAGCACCTATCAAAGCATTCAAAACTGAGACCGAAAACGAGCTATACGCTTTTTGCAGCGTGCGTCCCTGTCATCAAAGCATGAAATGCAGATCGTGCTACGCCGTAAAGCTGGATCCAAAAGGGTGCGAGCTCAAGCGCGCTCCAATTGAAACGCTGATCCTTCAACTTTTGATCCAACCATGTTATTATCATCTGTGTTTATGCAACTGCTTATTCATCCTTAGAATTGATCCATGCCTCCTGCCTGCAGAGAGATGCGGTTTGTTTGCATACGTTATGCGTCCGTGATCGTAGCTAGGTGGCGATGGCCGTCGACGAGCTGTGGCGCTGCGGCGGCGTCCCTGAGCTCCACCGGCGACCGCCCTTAACGTTCGGTGTAGTGAAAGCATGGTGTCTACCAGCCGCCGCGCGATCTCGGGCGATCGGAGCTTGGCCCAACGATATCGTGGACGCGAAAGACGAATTGGTCTTTAGctaagctaagagcatctccactcgtccccccgacgaggcccccgagcgacgttttttccatccggacggcgaaattcggtccagtcgcgcccccggttcctcgttttcgtccggatttgacccttcatccatccggcgagcccacgccatccccggccccccggggcgcgctcggggactccggacgaagctaaaccaaccgcccacgcccacgtgtctcctctttcgtccggattccccgagccatcctctttttccccgagaaacgccgcttggggagcacacgactgggaaactactcctccccacgccaaatcttcctccaatccggacgaaaaattcgccggatttggacgtggggagcgccaacgagtggggatgctctaatggCTGCACATGGGGGCGCACGGCCCCCCAGCCACAACTCAGTCGATGATGGCCACACTTTCTGCGAAAGCAACCACGCTactactaagggcatctccagcggggcgacgcagacGGACGTttttcgtccgtttgcgtctgcgtGGACAAAAAAcgcttccagcggggcgacgcaaaacgtccgcagtgtccgtcctgacgcaaacgtggaccaaatatgcgccaggaatgcgtctctgcggacgcgtccgcgtgtccgtttgtgtCCAGTTGGGCTGCATGCAGCTCTCTCTCCTCGTTTAATCACGCATGCGCTTATTTCTAGCCACACAAACAGAATCtttccctctctctcctctctaatcACGCATGCGGTCAAATAAATGCGTCCCTGCCGCTGGAGAAGGGGCAGACGCATGCGGACATGCGGACGTTTTTTATGTCCatgcccgacgcaaacggatataaatatgcgtcgccccgctggagatgccctaagcttaAAATACACCCCATCGACGGCACCCGGGAAGACTAGCTACCTTTTTAATTCTGTTTCAGCTGGTTCTCGCTGCACGACTGAGGGAGGCATTGATATCCTAGGACCATTTTGGCGTTGGTGTGTGTTCTTTTCTATCGAAGTGGAGGGTGAACCTGGCCTCTCCATCAAAAAAAAATTATTTAGATTATTCAACATAGTCTTGCATGGAAATATAAAGATAGCCCACCTCCCTAGCGACATATGTCGCAACACCTataagtttttttttctttttgagggACCAGCACCTATAAGTTTTTTTTTGAGGGACCAGCACCCATGTTACAGCCGTGCGCCCTGACCTCACACGGTTGCCGTCGACATGGTAGATGAAACACCGCTCCACCAACATACCCCTACATACATCATGTGTTCCAAAACGATGTTCCCAAGAGGGAAAGTGACACCGAAAGTGCCTCCACTGACCGATCTAGGAGAGCAAAATAGGGTTTTCTCGAAACATCTTGGCCGGAGACAGGAGACCGCAGCAACGACATCTGTAACATGGTAATGAAGCCCAAGGGCATTGCCATCATCGCTTCTGACCACATCGAAGGAGGTAAGCTCTTACCGGTCGACTACCTTGCCTCCATGCCACGCGGCAGCCTCAGGGGCCATGCCGTTCACCGTCAGTTTTCCTAGAGAGGCTAGCACACCATCCATCGCATTGCCACCGAAGCAGGCACACCGTGAGGCACGGCGGCCACGCCACTCTTATGCTCTAGGGCGTCATCCAGAGCCAAATGTGTCCGTGGGGGCAGAGGGAAGCGAGAGGGGCTAGCGGTGGTGAAGTTTTATTAGGGATCTCCCCTTAGGAGAGGTGCGTGAGGGATAGACGGTATATGTAACTGCCCGTGGTTACAAAGATTTAGCCAAGACTTGAAGAGACCACTTGGATTTCTATTTATAGATCCCTAAGCTTTCACAAAATCCACCAAAATGCATCCACGCGAATCCCAAAAGTTACTACCTTGTAAGAAAAACAAGACGTGGTAGTGCCTGAGAAAGGAACATGGCCCGATGACATGTAGGTTGAAAGAGGAGAAAAAAGCTCTACGAAAATATTCTTGAACTCTCTAAATGAGAAACAAGTAAATCACGTGATTTAAGATGGCTTAACAACTACCCAAACCAAACATCTTCTATACTGACAAGACAAGTAAAattggggggagggggggggggggggggagacttGTATATGATTGCGTCATTAAGTGACCTCACAAAATTTATATATAGAAATTGCAAAAAAAATCCAAAACTTGTATACAACATGCACCTACTGGCTGTATCTGCAACTCTAAAAAAATCAGATCAAAAATTCATCTAAAGgtagagaaacaaaaaaaaactttgcGAATAGTGTCAGCTTTAGGTGAACAGGATTTCACACTATTCATACCCAAGATAtgtctctttttttttgttttctaacaTGAACTCGATCTTGAAGCTGCGATTTTTAGGGATTGCATATACCACAGATGTTTGTTGGGTGTTTTAGAATATTTGAACAAGCATATTTTGTCTGTTAAAAAAACTTGATCTCACAGTGAGATCCTGCCTAAGTTGCCCCCAGTAAAATGCCGTAACCAGAAAGATCATAGATTGTTAAGAGTTTCCCTAAACGTGAAAATAATTAAAAGTCTCTGGTAAAAGGCTATGTAATTGGAAGATATCCATCTACCGCCGCGGGAACAGAACTATGTAACCAGGACGCAGGCCTGGACGGAGAGGGATCGGCGGTAGTCTGCACACCGGACGGAGACACCGGAAAGAGAGAAAGGTCGCGGCTGCAATTTCGTTTCGGAATTGGTTTTGTGCACGAAGGCTCAGAATTCCGGCGACGAAATGGCGGGCGCCCGCGATCTTACTACTGCTTGGATTTGGATTGGACTCCATCGGAACCAGATGAGGAGAGTGGAATTctgcgcaggcggcggcggcgccggatcCAACGGTGGGCAAGGAGAACGACAGGGTTGGAATACTCGCATACATGTGCCCCGTACATACCGAAAGCTACGGTAGCGGCCGCGCCGGAGTCCCTCTTTCTACAGGGTTGGATGTGCCCCGTGGTGACTACTTACTAGTGGGGCCAACGGAATCGTGACTAGTGCCACGTGGTATAAGATTTTATACTTTCTTGCTGGGAAAAAAGTCCATCTATCTGTTGATAATTATCCACGCTAAAATAGAGAATTGAAAAAGTAATAAAATTATAAACTAGTCTTTAGACAACCTAGCCAAGAGTACAAACACTAGCGCGAGCTGAAGTCATGCCATTGTCCTCGTCTCTCGATTGGCGAAGTCGGGCAAAACTTATTGTTATCGTATTAACGTTTATTGTAACACATAAGTGACAAGGCTGCAAAGAACCGGAGCACCTTAGCAATGACCATCGTCAAAGGTGGATTTCTAGATCGAAAGAGTCAGACCTAAAAAAACACACCAAAGAACACGAAAACCAACCCACGGGGCGTATAACTTCACAATGAGGATAGAGATTATCTTATTCCGACTTCAAAATATATATAGCAGCCACCTTATTACAATCTTTAAGAAGACGTTGAAAAATAACCTAAGTAAGAAACAATAATGTTGGAGGACATTATGAAACTCACTATGATCATATACTATTTTCCCCAAAATCAATATGACCTCTCCCAATCAAACCCGTGCAAAATGACAAACTTGTTTGCGGATAAAATACTGTACTGTGGGTTTTGTTTCTTCAGTCGTACGTACGTGCGTTAAACTAGTCAGAGCGGCGACCCAGGAAACAGGCGTCACGCTCGTGGTTGAAAAGGCTAGCTGGTGAGCCGTAACATCACCTCCACTCCACCAGCTTCCCCGGACGTAAACTCAAAAATAATCTATCGATCGAGGTTACGCTTGCTAGCAGGCACGGCATGCATGTGCCACAACTTTGACCAGCTTTGAATGTtcagcatgcatgcatgcatagaTTCCCGGGAGAAAATGGATTTAACCGGAGCCAAAAGTTGACCAAAGGTTGCTTTCGCTTTGACGAACGTAGTGCACTTTCGTGTTGCTTTTCCTATCTCCTCCGGTGGTTGCATCGAACTTGCTCTGCTTGTGTATTTACTCCTTCCGTACACAATTAGTTTAGTTTTTAGGTTGGTTTAGTTAAAGTTAAGCTTTGCAAGTTTAACCAAATAGTTTGGAAAAAAACACAGTAGAATGTAAAACCCATATCATTGGAATCTTCATAAACTATAGTTGGTATTAAGAAAGTTGATATGTTTTCCAATATTGCACCACTAAAGTGAGCTAAAATTGTCACACCTCCGATGCAAAAAACTGAAGCACGGCCCGGCGCGGTACATTGCCATTTGAGAATTGAGACGACAGTATTTACAAACCACCAGATCAGAGGGAAAACGCAAGCGAGGAGGAGCAGAGCACAACAGCAGTAAGAGATACTACTCTAAATAACAGGCTACTAGTACAAAACAGCATGGTCGGTGTACATCCTACATAAACCagggcactcgacatactcgatCCTTTGGTGGAGAGAGATCAGGGACATGGAGAAACAAAAACAAGAAGCATCTCCATGGATCGGCCAAGACAGTATCACACCATGCACCAGACGGACGGATCTAAGCACGAAAAAGCTAGACGCGCGCGGCCCAGGGACGAGATCTGGCTCTGGTCGACTGCGGTAGTTAGCCGGAGTGAACGTACGGAACGGCCGCTAGCTAGGTGGCGTCGACGGCGGGCTCGGGGCACTCGAGGATGCGCTCGAGCCTCGGGCGCCACCCGTCGGCGCGCGGCGTCGGCTTGCTGtcgtcggcggcggcgccggTGCGGGCGGTGCCGACCTGGCGCAGCACGTCCTCGAGGCGCTGGTCGCCGCTCTTGAGCTGAGCCATGAGCCACTCCAGCTCCGCCCGCGTGAGCACCACCTTCACCTTCATccccgacgccgccgccgtcgttgCCGGCACCTCCTCTTCCTCATCGTGCAGCAGGACGTCGGCTATGGTGTCCTCCCTCTCCTCCGGCACGACcctctccccgcgccgccgccgcgggtcCTGCTGCTTGGAGGCCGCGTTGAGGCAGTTGCCCATGGCGCTCGCTCGCCGAACGAGGGTCTTGCGCTGGAGTAGAGTAGAGCTTTGCTGCGATGTTGCTTTTGCTAAGAGGTGGCAGGAGCGGGGGCGCGGGGCGTTATATAACGGCGAGACCAGGGAAAGAAGGGAAGGGCTTGGGTTGGGTTGGTGCGTGGTGTGCGGGCCGTGGGTAAAGTGAGAAAGCATGCAGCATGGTGCGTGCACATGGAGGAGGGGTCGGGAATTGGTAGTGTGCGGTGTGTGTATGGGGTTTGGTGCGTGGCCCCTAAACGGCAGACACCCCCACACGCCATGCCTTTTGCTGCTGCTTCATCCGCTTTGCCTTTTGGTCGGTCGCTCACTCGCTCGCCAAAGGCTTGTCCCGTGGGACACTCCCTGACGAGATCTCCGGGCATGTGGGCTCGCCCCTCATCTGCACCCCAAATTTGGTGAACAAGGGAGAGTGTGCGTGCTGTCCAGCCCGACCCCGCATCTGCGTCTTAAATTTTGTGAATGAATGGATCGGTTCATGCAAGTCGGTTCGTTTAGGTGGCATCGCTGGATCGTGACCAACATGTCCGTCTATCCGCGCGGACTATTACGGATAGGCCAGTACCAGTCAGGTCGCGCAGCTAGAGATGCCCTAATGCAACCATGTAATTTATGGGTTGTCTGTTTTTGTGTCTAGGAGGCGTGTCCTGGCCCGTAAGTCAGCATCCCAACGCCAGTCCACACACTCTACTACCACAAAGACCTAGGGCGAGATGGATGACACACATCTCACGTCGCCTCCATCGCCATTGTGGCCGGCGTGGCTGAAGCACCTCCCACCCCACCACCTCGGCATTGAAGAAGCCGAAGGTCGAGCTAGCGGCGGAGGAGTGAACCACCGAGAGAAAGAAATGGGCGTAGCGGAGGATGGACGCCAAGAAGAAGCGGCTTGATGCCGCCGTCACCGAGGAACGAAAGAGGGAGGCGGAGTATCTCGAGGCCCTGCAATCGAAAGCCAGCGCGGATGCCCTGGGGACGTTGGTCGCGCAATAGGCCCTCTTGATGATCAATAGGAATGCGCTCGCGCAGATTGCTGCGACGAGCGCCGGCGGTGCCACTGTGGTGACCTCTGGGTCATCTGCGACACAGCCCTACCTCCAAGATCACATGTGCCGCCGTGCGTGTATCTGCCCGGGTATGCACACGCCGAATTGGagcgtgacacgcgtacagcacgcgaccgttgggaaccccaagtgaaggtgtgatgcgtacagcagtaagtttccctcagttagaaaccaaggtttatcgaaccagtaggagtcaagaagcacgtcgaaggttgatggcggcgagatgtagtgcggcgcaacaccagggattccggtgccaacgtggaacctgcacaacacaaccaaagtactttgccccaacgaaacagtgaggttgtcaatctcaccggcttgctgtaacaaaggattagatgtatagtgtggatgatgattgtttgcagaaaataatagaacaagtattgcagtagattgtattcgatgtaaaagaatggaccggggtccacagttcactagaggtgtctctcccataagataaatagcatgttgggtgaacaaattacagttgggcaattgacaaatagagagggcatgaccatgcacatacatgatatgatgagtatagtgagatttaattgggcattacgacaaagtacatagaccgctatccaaacatgcatctatgcctaaaaagtccaccttcaaagttatcatccgaaccccttccggtattaagttgcaaaccaacagacaattgcattaagtatggtgcgtaatgtaatcaataactacatcctcggacataccaTCAATGTTGTCTCCCTAGGGGCaacagacatccacaaccttagaactttcgtcacactgtcctgcatttaatggaggcatgaacccactatcgagcataaatactccctcttggagttactagcaaaaacttggccagagcctctactaaaaacggagagcatgcaagatcataaacaacacataggtaatagattgataatcaacataacatagtattctctatccatcggatcccaataaacacaacatatagcattacagatagatgatcttgatcatgttaggcagctcacaagatccgacaatgaagcataatgaggagaagacgaccatctagctactgctatggacccatagtccaggggtagactactcactcatcactccggaggcgaccatggcggtgaagagtcctccgggagatgattcccctctccggcagggtgccggaggcgatctcctgaatccccagagatgggattggcggcggcggcgtctctggaaggtttttcgtatcgtggctctcggtactgggggtttcgcgacgaagactatatgtaggtggaagggcaggtcagggggccgcacgagggccccacaccacaggccggcgcggccaaggcccaggccgcgccgccctggtgtctggccacctcgtggccccacttcgtctcctcttcggtcttctggaagcttcgtggcaaaataggcccctgggcgttgatttcgtccaattccgagaatatttccttactaggatttctgaaaccaaaaacagcaaaaacaagaatcggctcttcggcatctcgttaataggttagtgccggaaaatgcataaatatgacataaagtatgcataaaacatgtagatatcatcaataatgtgacattgaacataagaaattatcgatacgtcggagacgtatcagcatccccaagcttagttcctgctcgtcccgagcaggtaaacgataacaaagataatttctggagtgacatgccatcataacctcgatcacactattgtaagcatatgtaatgaatgcagcgatcaaaacaatggtaatgacatgagtaaacaactgaatcataaagcaaagacttttcatgaatagtactttcaagacaagcatcaataagtcttgcataagagttaactcataaagcaataaattaaagtagaggtattgaagcaacacaaaggaggattaagtttcagcggttgctttcaacttataacatgtatatctcatggatagttgtcaatgcaaagtaatataacaagtgcaatatgcaagtatgtaggaatcaatgcacagttcacacaagtgtttgcttcttgaggtagagagaaataggtgaactgactcaacataaaagtaaaagaaaggcccttcgcagagggaagcattgattgctatat
It includes:
- the LOC127314023 gene encoding uncharacterized protein — its product is MGNCLNAASKQQDPRRRRGERVVPEEREDTIADVLLHDEEEEVPATTAAASGMKVKVVLTRAELEWLMAQLKSGDQRLEDVLRQVGTARTGAAADDSKPTPRADGWRPRLERILECPEPAVDAT